The DNA segment TGCAGCGGGTGATGGAGGTGCTGACCaaggggcagcagcagcagcagcagcacgcggTCACGACCGACCATCTGGTGCCGCTGTTCATCTTCCTCATCCTGAAGTCGGGCCTGACGCACTGGATCATGACGATCACGTTTCTGAAGGAGTTCCAGTTCAACAACGTGTTCCGGGAGCAGCGGATCGAGACGGGCGAGCACGGGTTTCTCATTGCCACGCTCGAGGCCGCCATCGTCTACATTAGCTGCGGCAGCATTGCCCGCACCCAGCGGCTCGGCGTGCGGCTCGATCAGGCGCGCGGACTGGCCGGCACCCCGCCCGACTCCGACAGCGACTCGACGGGCTCGGCGTCCACTGGGGACTGGGAGTTTCGCTGCGCGGACGACTTCCTCGACTATCTGCTCGCGCTGATGCGCAACGACGACGAGGTGCGCATCGTGGAGCTGCTGCAGGACATCACCAACAATCAGGCGCTGCTGTGCGGGGGACCGACCGAGGCCGGCTACTACTACCTGCCCTCGATCGACGACCAGAACCGGCAGGGCCAGGCGGCGATCCATCTGGCCGCCATCCTCGGTAACGCGAAGCTGCTCACGCTCATCCTCTCGCTGCAGCCGAACGTGAACGCGGTCGACGGGCGGAACTGGACCGCGCTGCACTACGCGGCAGCGAACGGGCACCagaatctgctgctgctgctgctgcacgccgGCATCAACATtaacagcaccagcaacgaCGCCCACACATCGCTCCATTTGGCGTGTCTAAATGGCCACAGCGGATGCGTGAAGGCGCTGCTGTACTTTTCCGAGCACATGCGCATCTACGTCGACGTGAACGCGGCGACCGAGCTGGGCCACACGCCGCTCCACTATGCGGCCAAGTGGGGCTTTCTCGACATCGTCGAGACGCTGCTCGAGTACGCGGCCCGGGTCGAGGTGACGAACAAGCTGGGCGCGACCCCGCTACGCTACGCGCACAACGTGCGCATCGCGAAACTGCTCGTGGACGCGCTGCGCGATCAGCGCCGGTCCGCGAGCGGGCGACCGGGTCAGCCGAACTCAgggaaggcagcagcagcagcagcagcgacgatTGTGCCCCAACCGACAACGCTTTACTTCGCGGAGGACTTCAGCTACGCCGGCGACGGTCggccggaggaggtgcgcgagCAGCGCACGATCGAGGAGATGAAACGGATCGAGAAAGCGCTGGAAGCCATTGCCGCCCAGGACACGAAGCTTGCCTGCGTGTACCTGGGCCTGGACGAGTGTACGCCGGGCGAAACGAACCACCGAACCGAGGACCAGCCGCAACTGCCGTCCAACGGCGAGAAACTGTGCCACCCGCTGTGCACCTGCAACCGGTGCGTGCGGCGATCGTCCGAGTTTTACAATCTGCTGCGCCGCCCATTCGCCGGACTGTCCGCGAAACCGGCCGAGGACGAATCAACCACGGTGCAACGAGTCGATCTGAACGCCGTCAACGGGGAAGGCTACACGGCCCTGCACGTGGCGGCGATGCACGGCAACGTGGAGATGGTGCGCGTGCTGCTGGACCACAAGGTCAATCCCACCATTCGGCTCAAGTCCGGTGCGACCGCGCTGCACCTGGCGACGCGCGAACGGCGGCTGCGCATCGTGCGGCTGCTGCTCGCGCGCTGCACCGCGGCGGCCGACATCGTCGACCTGAAGGATAGCCGGGGGGACACGCCACTGCACTACGCGGTGGAGCAGAACAACCTGCAGCTGGTGCAGATGCTGCTGGAGGCGAAGGCCGACAGGAGCATCCGCAATCTGCAGGGCAAGCGGCCGATCGACATCGCGAAAAGCAGCCTCTACTTCAATGTGGTCAATCTGCTCGAGCAGCGGTAGCGCACTGCAGGGGCGGCGGGTGTTGTGAATATAGAGTGTATGGGGCAGTTTGTAAATATTTCCAGTTTCTCTTTTGCTATCGCTAGTGTTGATTTACAACGTTAATAAAAGCTAAACCTTATTTGTTAAGCAACCGTTTGCGCCTGATACGTGCACAGTTTGTCCTCACGATAATGTCCGAAACTGGAGAATGAGTAACGCAGAGGTAACAGATACGTGGCACTTTGTTTGGAATGCAATTTTCCGATGGTTTGCTTTATTTCCTTATTCATCTTccgtatgtttgtgtgtgtgtgtgtgttgggtcgAAGGTACAGTACAATTCGCAAACTCTTGCGCTACAACATTGTGTCTTGGGTACAGGCGATCCTTTTCTCGCTGGACTTGATCTTACCGGTAATGGAGCATGACATTTACAAGAGcgataagaagaaaaaacactcacaaacacacacacatgtacacataCACGATTACCGACGGACcgataaaaaaacacggatTGCGTTTGTTCGTACATCGAGAAGAAAGCTTTGAGTATGAATTTCTACCAAATCTTATCtcagagaagaagagagaaaaaaagcaaacggaTCGTGTAAACGCGCTCGGGGCCTACATGCAAACCGACGAGCAGATAAGCacaataaattgttttaaacaatTGGACACAAcggttttaaaaatttaacaacaaaacaaaggaTTGCAACAGAACCGCCCCAAACTGCTGGGACGAGAAAAGGAGAATGTTAACATACTAAAAAGAAGTAAACAGACGTGACTAACATAGCTCTAGAGTAGATGAAACGATGAGTAGTAATAGTACTAGTAGTAGCAGTACAAGAGCAGCACCTGTCCCTGTTGACCACACTCTGGTGGGGCGAGGAGAAGGTGCTCGTTCACTTTCACGAtgatatgaataaaaaaatagtaacaGCAAATAATTTGCGCCAAACTTAACGAACGTTGTCCTAAACGCCTAAACGATTGAAATTGCAAAAGTAAATCACCTTTCCCTGCCCGGTGTTGTTCGGTGTTGCAGTGGCTTTTTCGCTCACAATTTCAAGGTACGATCCCCGGGTGTTTGTTGTATTCGCTCCATCAAAATGGGCGGCGCCATCCCCCATGATGCTCGATTGTAAAGGATTATCTATGTGTTCAGTAATGCTTAATAGatctattttaattttatgttttgtgtgtgtatatatatacttgtttttttcttcttcttcttctagcGACTAATCCACCGCTACATGGACGTTCGCCTTTTTCTACAGAAAGTTTATctgcgcaacaacaaaacaaacaaaaaatacatattatatatatatatatagtagTACCATAACACATAAGTCGGCTCTCCTTATTGTACGTTTAACGACATTTTGTAACCCTCGAATTGCTCTTTCGCTCTGCTGCTTGATGCTCTCCCCGTGTGCAGGCTGCTGGCCGGGCCGGGTTAAGTTatgcgctgttttttttctctcgctgttgccgttgttgttgacTCGACTAATACCCCTCTTTTTTCGGTGTTGCTGTGCGTCCAAATTCAATGAACAGGCGCACTTATTACATAAATATATAGACCACGTTTTTGCGAACGAATAAATTAGCGCGTTGTTGTTTCGATCTTGTGTCTACCTGCCGAGCCGAGCAGGCCCGAACCGCGGAGAGCATTCAGCAGTGTGGGAAAGCAGTTGCATGTTCGCGGACGATGATTTAGATGCACTTGCAAGACACAAGTTGCAAGTTGCTTTTCCGCGGCTCCTGTGTTTCCCTCTTTTCTGCCTATCTGTCTGATTGTTATGtagaaacaaattaaaaaggtttttcttctcatagacacacacacacacctctaaCTCTCTCATGGACGCGACGACGGTGGTGTAGACACACGGTTGTAGTTATCCCCTTTTGTTGATGTTAATTATGTTTCTTCTCGTGTTGCTTTTGTTCCGTGTGCCCATCCTCATCGTCCGATCTAAGGACAAGACTACATCTACCTCGCTTGTGGAATACTTGTTgcatggatgtgtgtgtgtgtgcatgtgtacaTAAACGGGTTGCAGCATTGATGCCATAATTATGTATCTACGTAAAACGTCTCATGTGTTGCATTGCGCTAAATCGGTTTGCGCAGCCGTCCCGCAGCCGCAGTTCCTCTCCCCAAAGGATGCGGCCGGCGGGTTGTGGCTGGCAAACGCGGTAAAAGAAACTTATCGTTAATAGTACAACTTTCTCCTTCGACATGCTGgcacatgctgctgctgctccgttgTTCCACTGTCAGGAGATAGAGCCCGCTTAATCTTCTAGGTTGCGGAATGCCTGCTGCATGTCTTCGTACAGCTGATCAAAGTCGGCCTTGATCTTCGGCTCGCCATCTTTCACTGGGTCCTGCGAGGAAcgagaacgaacgaaaaaggTACATTAGCGCCCCGTGTCCAGCCCGTGTAGCTCCAGTCGACTGCTCGCTAACCCTGCCCCCCCTTACCTTGAACTTCATCGACGACAGCTGGTACAGAATCTGGCCCATCGAGTCGCGGATCACGTTCCAGGTAATCTTGTTCTCGGACTGTGCGGTCGTTTCCACGGCGTGGCGCGCCATATCGTAGAATCCGATCATGTTCTTCAGCATGCCGACGGTCTTGTAGAACGGACAGAAGCGATCGTACGCGGAGTACGAGTTCTGCTGCAGGAAGTCGTCCTTCAGCAGCTTGGCGACCTCGAGCGTGATCTTGTCGGTTTCGGCCAGCGACGCTTTACCGACGAGCTGCACGATTTCGGACagatcctcctcctcctgcagGATTTCCTTCACCTTGGTACGCATCGGCACAAACTCCGGGAAGTTCTTGTCGTAGAAATCTTCCAGAGCGCGCATGTACTTGCTGGAAAGGTGTTGGAGCGAAAAAAGTGGAAGGTTATAAAACGAAACACTTGTGCGCAAACCGCACTTCACCTACCTGTACGAAATCAACCAGTTGATCGAGGGGAAGTGCTTACGCTGGGCCAGCTTCTTGTCCAAACCCCAGAACACCTGCACAATGCCGAGCGTGGCGGAAGTGACGGGATCGGAGAAATCACCACCGGGCGGCGAGACGGCTCCGACGATCGATACGGAACCTTCGCGCTCCGGATTGCCGAGACACTTGACGCGACCGGCGCGCTCGTAGAACGAGGCGAGTCGGGCGCCCAGGTAGGCCGGGTAGCCGGAATCGGCCGGCATCTCAGCCAGACGGCCGGAGATTTCTCGCAGCGCCTCAGCCCAACGGGAGGTGGAATCGGCCATCATCGACACGTTGTAGCCCATGTCACGGAAGTACTCCGACAGCGTAATACCGGTGTAGATGGAAGCTTCACGAGCAGCGACAGGCATGTTCGAGGTGTTGGCGACCAGCGCGGTACGCTTCATGATCGACTCGGTCACACCGTCAATCTCGACCGACAGCTCGGGGAAATCGCGCAACACTTCCGACATCTCGTTACCACGCTCACCGCAGCCGACGTACACGATCACGTCCGAGTTGGAGTACTTGGACAGCGACTGTGAGATGACGGTTTTGCCGCAACCGAACGCACCGGGGATGGCGGTGGTGCCGCCCTGGACGCACGGGAACAGCGAGTCCAGCACGCGCTGCCCGGTCAGCAGCGGGTGGTTGGCCGGCAGCTTCTCCGTTACCGGGCGCGGCTGGCGCACCGGCCACACCTGCAACATGGTGAACTTGCTGATCTCTCCGTCGAACTCCGTCTCCAGGATCACGTCGTCGACAGTGTAGTTGCCGGACGGGGCAATGTACTTCACCGTACCCTTGGCGCGCGGCGGCACCATCAGCTTGTGCTTGACGAGCGTGTTCTCGTGCACGATACCGTACAGATCGCCGCCGGTAATGTGCGAGCCCGCCTTCACGTTCAGCGGGTTGAAGCTCCAGCTCTGCGTACGCGACAGGCACGGCACGTTGATACCCTTCGGAATGTAGATCGAGCTGGTCATTTCGTTAATGTCCTTCAGCGGACGCTGGATACCGTCAAAGATACTGCCCATGATACCTAGTGGAGGGGTGGGGAGAGGGGTTGGTGGTTAAGTTGGAGCTCGCTTAGCAACGGCACAGCAGCTTTGCCTACCTGGACCGAGCTCCACCGACAACGGCTTGCCGGTACGCAGCACTGGATCGCCGACGGTGACGCCGGACGTTTCTTCGTACACCTGGATGGTTGCCATGTCACCTTCCAGACGGATGATTTCTCCGACCAGCTCGTAGTATCCGACACGGACCAGCTCGTACATAGCCGAGCCGGACATACGCTCCGCCGTCACGActgaaaaatggaaacaaaaacatggtTATTAATTACTGTTTATTGCGCAAATATTTTGCATTGCATGAAAGTACATGGGAATTGAATAGCATTTCGTCTGCTGTATTATTTtcacattcatttttttttaagatatcaaaatatccaaaacagatgaggaaaaataaatttcacaacaaacaaattgatTCATATCCATCGTCTGCATCACATGGCGTACACCATCATCTGACCCATTCCACCAGATTACCAGTAAGTAACCAAACGTTACATAATTCTGGAATTACCATGCAAAGCCTAATCGTAGTGCGGCCACGCCAAAAGCCATCAGCCTTCATCGCACATCCCTCGAAGGTTTCATTTTACCGTGCAATTAATTTGCCaaaaaacaatatataaaCAATCCATTCCAATTGGACGACAACCGTCTCCTCCTCGGGCAGCAGTGGATCACATGAACCGATTCataacacgcacacacacacacacatacatacgcgCGATAGCAATGCAAtcaacacaagcacacaataCCACTTCACACGTCATGTGACTTCTGGCGACCAGCGACATCTCGGCCGAGTGACAGATGAAGGGAAGAAAATTTCGTCTGCTTTTTCGCCCCCATCACGGCCATAGCGGAAAATGTTCCGTGTTTTCTGCGCTTTGCCGGaaaatggacaaaaaacgGCCCCGATCTAACGTGAAAAAGgggcatttttgttttactcacCGGGACCGGACACGGCGAAAACGTATCCGAATTTGGACTCGCGGTCCTCATCGCTGATTTTCTTCAGGTTCGACATTttctatctcgctctctcgtgACGGGCTGTGTCGATCCCTTTTTCTGCTGGCTTCCTACTGGATGTTCTGCTGTAAATTAGGGGAAAAATACACCGAATTAATCCCGTTCTCCTCGGGCTATCTCCGGAGCTCGTGCTCAAAGAAAGGTCAGCTGATCAGTGTGCAAAGACTCGAGGCATCTATCTCACAAACGCAATAAGCGACCAACAGAGTGACACGGGGGaaggaactgctgctgctgctggtgcaggtGCTGCGGGTCATGTGACCTGTTTGGTTCGGGCTCTAAGCGAGCACAGTTTACAGCGAAATTGGATATATTTCTACTAAAATGTGATCTTTCAAGACAAGTTATCCTCTTTGCAGTTAATTTCTTACGTTTCTGCAAGGGTTTGGCAGCACtccgcaaaaactttttgcaaaaacaaatgacGAAGGAAGGACCGACAGCAAGAGAGcccgaaacaacaaaaatcgatCGATAGTCTCGGCTTTTTTGCACAACAATTACCCTCTAGCCCGCAGCCACAAATAGAAACCTTTCTTTGAGCACTTTGAGCACACTGGTGCACTTTTGAAAATGGGTGCAAAGTTGTCGTGGATCAAAAGTAATTAACACAGTACTCTAATCTTGAATACGAACTTTACCAGCCGACCACTTACGCAGAATTCGAGATTGGAAATGCCTGACGGAGAAGAACTGAACAAACGTTTCATCAAACGTTTGGAActtcgttttcttctctttcctttttttccttttccaacGCCCAACAacagcgagaaagagatggcgccAGAGAATGAAGTTTTTGACGTTCGAATTGCGCAACCCAAGTAACCAATTCCGCCGCTGTGACGTTAGCGCTGATGTCGGTGCATAAAAATTCGAATTCGTAAGAAAATGAGCATGGAAATTGGATCGACCTTTCGCGTCCGCCGTTTTCTTGCCCCATATCGAAATTTGGAGGTTTTCCAGGAAATCAGGAAAAGCCAACGATGGATAATAGAGCAAGGAACAATTAAATGTTGAATcttatacggacgtcacaccaggcgtaaactttggcgtaaactggaCTTCAACCAAACAACCCTATTATTTTTTGACGGGAGGTTCACGCTCTCCGATACAAATCAAGAGTAAACTTTTTGAGGtgacgcttcgtgtgacgttgGTATTACATTAGTCAGTGAGATGCTGGATATCCTccctaccagcattaaacggctttgaaggcattcagaagCCATTTAAGGCCTTAGCcgccttagaaggcgaataaagatttcaaccgaaactttcacggctgtaacgggttctcttcgaaatctttcaactttttgattcaacgAGAACAGATAGCTTGCCGCCATCTTAGCTTGTTTATATACTGGTTATGCACCCTTACTAATGTAACTGCCAAATAGAGCAGTGACAACGCTTTTGGTTCCGAAccgagaaagcgtgtgttcaaatcctgatttttatgatcttgtttgtgtttatttctttttaaattaatattatcTTGCAATAattaatacaaacaaaatttatgtgaagcaaaatttaaataataccTTTTTAAAAACCATAATAATTACACTATGTTCACCCTTCATTATCAGGATAGGGGAAATATGTATCtcatttctccttttattagagttatcgaaatgagtttgatatattaacacCTTTCAACGGGTTGGTCTTTAACAACCGAATAAGGCAGACCAtatttaataaagtgaaatagctcagagcttaacgcaagagaacataacacgtaaatcatgctatcgaatctcacgcacatatctggga comes from the Anopheles coluzzii chromosome 2, AcolN3, whole genome shotgun sequence genome and includes:
- the LOC120953943 gene encoding V-type proton ATPase catalytic subunit A, yielding MSNLKKISDEDRESKFGYVFAVSGPVVTAERMSGSAMYELVRVGYYELVGEIIRLEGDMATIQVYEETSGVTVGDPVLRTGKPLSVELGPGIMGSIFDGIQRPLKDINEMTSSIYIPKGINVPCLSRTQSWSFNPLNVKAGSHITGGDLYGIVHENTLVKHKLMVPPRAKGTVKYIAPSGNYTVDDVILETEFDGEISKFTMLQVWPVRQPRPVTEKLPANHPLLTGQRVLDSLFPCVQGGTTAIPGAFGCGKTVISQSLSKYSNSDVIVYVGCGERGNEMSEVLRDFPELSVEIDGVTESIMKRTALVANTSNMPVAAREASIYTGITLSEYFRDMGYNVSMMADSTSRWAEALREISGRLAEMPADSGYPAYLGARLASFYERAGRVKCLGNPEREGSVSIVGAVSPPGGDFSDPVTSATLGIVQVFWGLDKKLAQRKHFPSINWLISYSKYMRALEDFYDKNFPEFVPMRTKVKEILQEEEDLSEIVQLVGKASLAETDKITLEVAKLLKDDFLQQNSYSAYDRFCPFYKTVGMLKNMIGFYDMARHAVETTAQSENKITWNVIRDSMGQILYQLSSMKFKDPVKDGEPKIKADFDQLYEDMQQAFRNLED
- the LOC120953942 gene encoding ankyrin repeat domain-containing protein 27-like; protein product: MSSAATATGGGQWRSARAQATAQLAAMDLQHYDEDISANGYYRRLLSDHYSILETATVEGWIVCVPRHGSFGPQCLVDQEFALAHILVPNEELPETHFFNLNFLQLKLDERALVFGDVRVRILFEEIFYRDGLKYKVWCVERPLHDMKKYGVYAEDDQLSLGRFLGIGSLTAAVEFIRTAAKKKDIFGRIDAKVQQFVRANGDFARWRYEEQQAGVKMIYVECLELILQNRKLKDRCQRDMLLRGNVKVAIETYVMDKLYDHVRSVIDVCRAEQAEAFNKTVRNLGDVHCAEFEIAQRYGELIPVAKKELVRIDYARTVIDKIGCLQRVMEVLTKGQQQQQQHAVTTDHLVPLFIFLILKSGLTHWIMTITFLKEFQFNNVFREQRIETGEHGFLIATLEAAIVYISCGSIARTQRLGVRLDQARGLAGTPPDSDSDSTGSASTGDWEFRCADDFLDYLLALMRNDDEVRIVELLQDITNNQALLCGGPTEAGYYYLPSIDDQNRQGQAAIHLAAILGNAKLLTLILSLQPNVNAVDGRNWTALHYAAANGHQNLLLLLLHAGININSTSNDAHTSLHLACLNGHSGCVKALLYFSEHMRIYVDVNAATELGHTPLHYAAKWGFLDIVETLLEYAARVEVTNKLGATPLRYAHNVRIAKLLVDALRDQRRSASGRPGQPNSGKAAAAAAATIVPQPTTLYFAEDFSYAGDGRPEEVREQRTIEEMKRIEKALEAIAAQDTKLACVYLGLDECTPGETNHRTEDQPQLPSNGEKLCHPLCTCNRCVRRSSEFYNLLRRPFAGLSAKPAEDESTTVQRVDLNAVNGEGYTALHVAAMHGNVEMVRVLLDHKVNPTIRLKSGATALHLATRERRLRIVRLLLARCTAAADIVDLKDSRGDTPLHYAVEQNNLQLVQMLLEAKADRSIRNLQGKRPIDIAKSSLYFNVVNLLEQR